A DNA window from Mya arenaria isolate MELC-2E11 chromosome 17, ASM2691426v1 contains the following coding sequences:
- the LOC128222705 gene encoding endothelial differentiation-related factor 1 homolog, with product MAEADWDEVRYIGKRQPKSGTLKTQQQLSAAQRQGVAIDTEKKFAGGQNKQFSAAKNTAKLDRETEELHHDHVALDVSKIIQQARQAKGWTQKDLATKINEKQQVINEYEAGKAIPNQQIISKLERNLGVKLRGKDKGQPMAPKPGKK from the exons ATGGCAGAAGCTGACTGGGACGAAGTTAGATACATTGGCAAGAGACAGCCCAAATCTGGGACTCTTAAAACTCAACAG CAACTAAGTGCAGCCCAGAGGCAAGGTGTTGCCATCGATACAGAAAAGAAGT TCGCTGGAGGGCAGAACAAGCAATTCTCTGCAGCGAAGAACACGGCGAAGCTTGACCGAGAGACAGAAGAGCTTCACCATGATCACGTGGCCCTCGATGTCTCCAAGATCATACAGCAGGCTCGGCAGGCAAAGGGATGGACTCAGAAAGATCTTGCTACT AAAATCAACGAGAAACAGCAAGTGATAAATGAGTATGAAGCCGGAAAGGCCATCCCGAATCAACAGATAATCTCGAAACTTGAAAGAAACTTGG GTGTTAAGCTTCGTGGAAAAGATAAAGGACAGCCTATGGCTCCGAAACCTGGAAAAAAATAG